In Fusobacterium nucleatum, the genomic stretch CTAAGGAAATTCTTTTAACTAAAAGAATCTCTAAAATTCCACCTGTATCCTTATGTCCAAAAATTCTGGCAGGGATAACCTTAGTTGCATTTCTAACTAGAACATCTCCCTTTTGTAAATAGTCAACTATATTATAGAAATGTTTATGCTCTATACTTCCAGTTTTTCTATTAATTAGCATAAGTTTAGCTGAATCTCTTGGCTCTCTTGGTTTTTGCCCTATAAGTTCCTCAGGTAAAAAATAATCATAATCATTCAGATAAGTTGACATCTTCCTCTTCCTCAATTTCTTCAAAATTCTCAGTTTTTATTGCTTTTTAGCTATCACTACCCTATCATTTCCACCATAATCTTTTATAACAGATAAGACATCAAAATTATTATCTTGTAAAATTTTTGTAACATCTTTTGCTTGATTATATCCTATTTCATAAGCAAGATAGCCAGTATCTTTTAAATATTCTCCTGCGAATTTAGATATTTCTCTATAAAAATATAAGCCATCTCCTAAATCTGTTAAAGCATTTTGAGGTTCATAATTTTTAACTTCTGGCATAAGAGTTTCATATTCATTTTTACTTATATATGGTGGGTTTGAAACTATTAAATCATACTTAAAATCCTTATCAAGATTTTCAAATAAATTAGATTCTATAAAATTAATATTTTCTATTTTATTTAATATTTTATTTTCATTTGCAACTTTAATAGCTTTTTCATTTATATCAATACCTGTTATAGAACTTGATTTTAATTCATTTGCAATAGCAATGGATATAGCTCCACTTCCACTACCTATATCCAAGATATTAGGTTCTTCAACTTCTCTCATAAGTTGTATACATTGTTCAACTAAAATTTCTGTGTCAGCTCTTGGAATTAACACTCCTTCACTCACTTTAAATGGTAAACCATAAAATTCCCATTCTCCTAAAATGTATTGAAGTGGCTTTCTTTTTTTTGCTCTAAGTACTAACATTTCTCTAATTTTATCTTTATCTTCTTCTTTTATTTCTCTTGACATACTATATTTTAGAGTATTCCTACTAACTTTTAAAATATCTGAAAATATATATTCTGTATCTAATAATGGACTTGGAACTCCATTTTTTTTAAGGTAATCAACAGATTTATTAAAAATATCTAAATTTTCTGTTTTAAAATCTTTCTTTTCACCTTTTAAGTCATCAAAAGTTTTATTTTCTTCTACCATTTTTTTCAAGTAATGTTTAATTGATTTTTTTTCTTCTTCTGATAATTCTCTTTCATAATGAATATAAAGAGCTATTCTATCAAGATTTAAAACATAAGAAACTAATTTTTCTGCTTCTAAACGGGGTTTTGAAAAAGAGTATTTTTTCAAATACTCTTCTGTAAATTTTAATATTTCTACTAAATTCATTATTGTTCCGAAGCAGATAAAAGTTCTGCTTGATGGAAAGTTATAAGTGCATCAATCATTTCATCTATATCCCCGTCTAAAAATGCTTCTAATTGATGTACTGTAAGTTTTATTCTATGGTCTGTGATTCTTCCATCTGGGAAGTTATATGTCCTAATTTTCTCAGCTCTATCTCCTGTTCCTACTTGTAATCTTCTTTCAGATTCAACTTCACTTCTTTGTTTTTCTTGTTCCATTTCATAAAGTTTAGTAACTAAATGCTTCATAGCTTTTTCTCTATTTTTTAATTGAGATCTTTCATCCTGACATTGAACCACTATTCCAGTAGGTAAGTGAGTAATTCTTACAGCAGAGTCTGTCATATTAACATGTTGCCCTCCTGCTCCACCAGATCTATAAGTATCTATTTTTAAATCTTTAGGATCAACTGTAACTTCTTGAACATCTTCAACTTCTGGTAAAACAGCAACAGTTGCAGTTGAAGTATGGATTCTTCCAGAAGCTTCTGTCTTTGGAACTCTTTGTACTCTATGAACTCCTGATTCAAACTTTAATCTTGAATATGCCCCTAGCCCAATTATAGTAAAGGCAATTTCTTTTATTCCACCAAGTTCTCCATCTTGTTTTTCTATAATTTCAATCTTCCATTTTTTTCTTTCAGCATATCTTGAATACATTCTAAATAAATCAGCTGCAAATAGAGCTGCTTCGTCTCCACCAGCTCCACCTCTTATTTCAACAATAACATTCTTATCATCATTTTTATCTTTTGGTAGTAATAAGATTTTTAATTCTTCTTCAAGTTTTGGTAATTTTTCTTCTGTTTCTTTTAATTCTTCATTAAGCATTTCTCTCATATCAGAATCTTTTTCTGTCTTAAAACTCTCCTTAATAAATTCAATATCATCTACATATTTTTTGTATTCTTTATATTTTTCAACAATTTCTGTTATTTCATTTAAAGCTTTATTACATTCTATCATTTTTTTAGAATCTGCTAGAACCTCTGGACTAATTAACATTTTGTTAAGCTCATCATATCTAGCAACAACTTCTTCTAATTTATCAAACATTTTAACTCCTCTTAAATTTTCCTATTATAATAAATTAATTTCTTCTATAGCTGTTATTTCTTGCGTTGTCATTTGTAAAGCATTTAAAAAAGCATCAGATAAATCTTTTTTATTAAATTCATAGTATACTGTATCATCACTAAAATAAATATTTACTAATTCTAAACCTGATGAATATTTCTTAACCATATCTTCAACTGCTGATTTTAATAAATCACTTGTTGAGGCTTCCTTTAAAGTAAGAGAATATTTACTAGGACTATCAGAACCTTTCGTAACTGCATATACAGTTACTTCAACCATTTCTTCCTTTTTTTGCTCAACTTTTCTAACTTCTATCTCTCCAATTTTATTCTTAGATGGCATAAGAAGAGTAATAATTCCAAGAATAACTACAATTACAAATAAGAGAACAGTTACATTTATATTTTTCAATTTTTTTAAATCTATCATTTTTATATTTTTATTCATTATTATCACCTTGTCAAATATTCCCTAATTGATTTTGCAATTTCTTCAGCCATCTTTTGTTGAGAAGCTGTATCAACTAAAATTTCTGCATCATAAGAATTACTAACAAATCCTAACTCTATCAATACTCCTGTTCCATTAAACCCTCTTAATACTGCAAAGTTTGCTCCATGAACTCCACCATTTCTCATTTCTAATCTATCAGCAATATTCTCCACTATTTTTTTAGCAAGCCTTATGGAATTTTCTTGATTTTTCTTATATGCTAATTCTCCTGATATTTGAATTATCTTATCACTACTATCACCATATTTTTCACCTATACTATTTTCAAAATTAGCAATTCTTTCTGCATAAGGTGATGATTTTTTAGAAAAATAAAATACTTCAACTCCATTAGCACTTTTATTTTCAGCAGCATTAGCATGAACACTTACAAACAATGCTGCCTTATTTTTATTTCCAATTTTAGGTCTTTCACTTAAAACTACAAAAAAATCAGAATCTCTTGTCATTATCACATTGAAATCTTTTGAAAGCTCATCTCTTAAATAAGTTCCAACTGCAAGAACAATCTTTTTTTCCACTACTGAACCTCTTGCAGCTCCAGGGTCTTTTCCACCATGTCCTGGATCTATAACTATAAGATGTTTATTTTTTGAAGTTCTTTGTAAACTTAGTTCTATCGCATTATTTGAAGCATTCATAGTATAAGAAACTTTTGGTGCAATTTGTAATGTCAATGAAATACTATCTTTTGATTTATCTATTATTACATCCTCAAATAAATTAGAACCTCTAATATCTAACTCTAAATTTCTTGAAAATTTTTCAAAAGAGCTACTATTCAAATTCTGAATTTCTATATATATAAGTCTTGATTCTTCATCAGCACTCACTAAACATTCTCCATCAGCTGCATTCAAATTAATTATAAATTTATTAGCAGAAAATTTTACATCATTTACCTTTGCCGAGAATGATAAAACTGATATAAGAAAAACGAAAAAAATACTAAGTAATTTTTTTTTCATAATCTAATACATCCTTAATATTACTTTGTTATTTAAGAGTAAAACTCTCCATAGAAAAATTATCAATAATAAAAACGACAAGATTTTGTCGTTTCTATTATTGATTGTTGTTGATAACATTTGCAATAGCAGATTTTCTAAAAGTTAATTTAACTCCTTTATCTACTCTGATTTCAACATAATCTTCCCCAACAAAAGCTATTGTTCCTTTAATTCCACCAATAGTCATTACTTCTGTCCCTTCTTTTAAAGAGCTAAGAAGATCTTGTTGTTGTTTTTGCTTTTTCTTATTAGGTCTGATTATTAAAAAATAAAAAATAGCAATCCAAACAACTACAATAATTCCTGTACTTCCATACTTAGCAAATAATTCTTGCATATTTCCTCCTAATAAATAAGTAAACATATAGAAAAGTATAACACGATTAATCTTCTAATGCAAATTATATTATTAATTTTTTTATATTTAAAAAATTTTTTAATTAGAAATAGTAAAAATCAAATTATAAAAATTTTTAATTTTCAAATATATTTTTTCTTTTTAATACCAGTATAAAAGAATAAAAATCAAGAATTTTTTATAAAAAGTTGTTGACAAATTAAATAAATAATGTTATATTTATCTTGTATCGTTTCCTTAATTATAGTTTAATTTCTACAAAAAAGCCCGAACTTGAAAAAAGTTGAGGGCTTTTTTGTATTCTGATAGTTTTTTTGTTGATAATTTGTTGACAATTATTTTAGATAATAAAAAATCCTAATAACTTATTTTTGTTACTAGGATTTCTTTTATTATTATATCTGATTAATTGCTCTTTTCATATCATCATAGTTCTTATGTACATAGATGTCTAATGTTGTCTTATATCTCTTATGTCCTATCATCTTAATTATTACCTCTTTATTTACTTCTGCATTTACCAATAAAGTAGCAAATGTATGTCTTGTATCATGAAGTGTATGATATTTCAATTTAAGGTCTTTGCATAATATTCTAAAATGATTATCAAATGAATCATACTTATAATGCTTATTGTCTAAGATAGTAAACAGATACTCATTACCTTTATACATTCTATTTGATATTAAAGGAAGTAATTTATCGTGTATTGGTATAGTTCTAAGACCATTTACAGTCTTAGAATTTGTAATGTTTATTGTCTTTTCTTTAAGGTCTATATCCTTTACCTTTATATTCAATAGCTCTCCTATTCTAAGACCTGTATAACATAATATAAGCACTATATCAACAATTTTCCTTTTATCTTTGTATAAATTATTCCATAAGATTTCTATTTCTTCATCTGTAAATATTCTTTCTCTTATACTTGTCTTATTTCCTCTTTCAATGCTTGGTAACTTTAACAACTTAGGATAATTCTTTTTATTACATAAATCATTTAACAAAGCAAAATCCCATATATTAGCCCAAAAACTTTTTAAATTTCTTAGACTACCCTTTGTTAAATTAGCCTTATTTATGATATTTTGAAGAAATAAGCCATTAATAGTATCTATTGGCATTTTATGTAAGATAGAACTTCTATTAAAGTTAGTTGTATAATTTTTCATAGTTGATTTTCTAACATCTTTATTTTTAAGCCATAGTTTATATACTTCTTCAAATATCAATGAAGTTGTATTGTTACTATTCTTTAAAAGGTCTATATTATTGGAGAAATAAGCAATTTTATACATTTTAGCTTCTTCTAATGTTGAATAATATCCTAATGCTGACCTTTTATATTTTTGGCTAACATTATCATAAAAGCAAGGACTATAAAGTACATAAGGTCTTCTTCTATTACCTTTTAATTTGACTATACAGCCTGTTTTATTAGCTCCTTTCACTAATTATTCCCCCTTTATTAGATATATTTAAAAATATATTTTAATCTTTATTGGTATTTATATATACTATATAGTATCATTATTATTTAAATAAGTCAATACCTTAAATATATTAAATATACTTTTTAGTATTATAATAATTAAGATTTGATTTATTATTCTATTTAGTGTATGATTATATAAAAAGGTATTGGAGGAAGATATGAAAAAAGATAAGACCAATAAAGCCATAGATGAAAATATAAAGAAATGTAAAGACCTAGTTAAGAAATACAGAAAAGAAAAGAGATGGACACAAGAAGAACTTGCTGATAAGTTAGAAGTAGCATTACCAACTATTAAAAGATATGAGGGTGGTACTCTTGCTATACCAAAGAACAAAATAACTAAACTATTTGAAGTCTTAGATATGAAACTTGATGATTTAAGATGTATATTTGCCAATGAAGAAGATTTTATTGAAGAGTTAGAAAAAATTGAAAAAGTTAGAGATAATAAACAAAAATTTGAGGCTCTGAGAGGCTTTTTAAAGTGCTTAGGATATGAGATAGGTAATCTAGGTAACCTAGTACCAAGCAAAGCCCTTATAAGCTATTTTAGAGTGTCAAATAAAAGTAATGATAAACTATACTTTTTAAGTGATGATGACATTAAAAATCTTATGGAAGACCTTAAAAATGAAATTGATAAACTGATTAAAAAAAATGCAAATGGAAAAGTAACAGAAATTGAACTTAATTATATCAAAGAACAACTAAAAATGAAATAGAATAATAAAAGGTAACAGTGAATAAACTGTTATTTTTTATTGTACTAATTATAATATCTAATTAAGTTATTATTCAAATATAAAGTTTTATACTTGATTTTTTTAGTTTTTTATGTTATAATATGAACGATAAGTATGTTTTTGAAACATATATTGAAATAAAAAAATTCCAACATAACTATTAAAAACATCATATAAAATCTAACACTTTTAGATTATTTAATTTCCTTTTTTATCCATATTTACCTTATTGGCTGGGGGGAGAGATATGAGAGATAATTTTAGGAAAAATGATATCTAAATAATACATATAAAATAAGGAGAATTTTTAAATTTTGAATGAAAAAATAAAAAAAGATATTATAAATAAGTTTTCTAAAGGCATAAGTAAAAAGGAACTAGCAAAATTATACTCTTGCACTCAAAAAGAAATTTTAGATATTATAAAAGAAAATGTTAGAAATAGAGCTAGAAAAGGTATGTCAAGGAATAAGCTAGCTTCTATTTTTAATGTTGATGTAAAAACTATTGGTAATTGGATTAATGAACTTGATTCAAGAAATGAATACCAAAATATAATAAGTAAACTTTCTTCTATATTTCCTGATGAAGATAAAAGTGCCATAGAAAAAATTTTAATTGATTACTGTTCTAAATATAAGATATATGGTAAGACTTATAAAGAAAGTTATATAAGAAAATGGTTTGATAATAATGAAAATTTTAATAAAGTAGATAATATAATATTACAAAAAGAATGGAAAAAAATAATAAGTAAATATAAAGATAATTTACATATTTTACATTATTTTACTTTGAATTTTGACAGTGGTATGAAAATAAAAATTGATAATAAAGAAGAAACTTCCAAAAAAATAATGAATGATTTATATGAAGATTATAAAATGAGTTCTCTTATTAGAACAAATAATGATGAAGAAATTAATGAAAGATATGAGGATATCAAAGATAATATAGAAACTTATTTTTTAAAAGGGGATATAACTTATATTTATGTAGTATATCTTTCTTTAATAAAATATGTTGTTGAAGAAAATTATACTAATATTAATTTATTGGATAATATAAGTAAAAGATATGTTTTAAGTGATTATCTAAAAGAAAATAGAAAAGAAATTGTTTATACAGAATTTTACAAACTAGAAAAATATAAATTTGATATTGAAAAAAATTGGAAAAATCTTATTACATCAATAAAATCTAATATAACTGAAAAAGAAATAGTAATTATGTTATCAAGGTTAGTCTTGGAGCAACATAACCTTGATTTATTAAATATCTTTTATAAAAGAGAAAATGACATCTCTAAAACTAAAATTTTAACATTAATAGAAAGTTGTTATATTAGGAATATTCTCTCAAAAAAAGTAAAATACATTCCTGAAACTACTCTATATTTAGGAAATAAAGAATTAAATAAAAAATATAAGGATAAAAGAAAAAGAACTCTTAAAGTTGATAAGTCAGGAAAAGACAAATCATATCTTGATTATAGATTATTCGCAATTCCTTTAAAAAAAGAAAATAAAGAATATAACTATGTATCAAATTTTATACATAGAACATTATTTACAATCTTAATAAATTTAGATAGTATTGCTACTGAAAATATTGGTAAACTGGATATATTTTATAAATTAC encodes the following:
- the prfA gene encoding peptide chain release factor 1 gives rise to the protein MFDKLEEVVARYDELNKMLISPEVLADSKKMIECNKALNEITEIVEKYKEYKKYVDDIEFIKESFKTEKDSDMREMLNEELKETEEKLPKLEEELKILLLPKDKNDDKNVIVEIRGGAGGDEAALFAADLFRMYSRYAERKKWKIEIIEKQDGELGGIKEIAFTIIGLGAYSRLKFESGVHRVQRVPKTEASGRIHTSTATVAVLPEVEDVQEVTVDPKDLKIDTYRSGGAGGQHVNMTDSAVRITHLPTGIVVQCQDERSQLKNREKAMKHLVTKLYEMEQEKQRSEVESERRLQVGTGDRAEKIRTYNFPDGRITDHRIKLTVHQLEAFLDGDIDEMIDALITFHQAELLSASEQ
- a CDS encoding N-acetylmuramoyl-L-alanine amidase family protein; the protein is MKKKLLSIFFVFLISVLSFSAKVNDVKFSANKFIINLNAADGECLVSADEESRLIYIEIQNLNSSSFEKFSRNLELDIRGSNLFEDVIIDKSKDSISLTLQIAPKVSYTMNASNNAIELSLQRTSKNKHLIVIDPGHGGKDPGAARGSVVEKKIVLAVGTYLRDELSKDFNVIMTRDSDFFVVLSERPKIGNKNKAALFVSVHANAAENKSANGVEVFYFSKKSSPYAERIANFENSIGEKYGDSSDKIIQISGELAYKKNQENSIRLAKKIVENIADRLEMRNGGVHGANFAVLRGFNGTGVLIELGFVSNSYDAEILVDTASQQKMAEEIAKSIREYLTR
- the yajC gene encoding preprotein translocase subunit YajC translates to MQELFAKYGSTGIIVVVWIAIFYFLIIRPNKKKQKQQQDLLSSLKEGTEVMTIGGIKGTIAFVGEDYVEIRVDKGVKLTFRKSAIANVINNNQ
- a CDS encoding tyrosine-type recombinase/integrase; this translates as MKGANKTGCIVKLKGNRRRPYVLYSPCFYDNVSQKYKRSALGYYSTLEEAKMYKIAYFSNNIDLLKNSNNTTSLIFEEVYKLWLKNKDVRKSTMKNYTTNFNRSSILHKMPIDTINGLFLQNIINKANLTKGSLRNLKSFWANIWDFALLNDLCNKKNYPKLLKLPSIERGNKTSIRERIFTDEEIEILWNNLYKDKRKIVDIVLILCYTGLRIGELLNIKVKDIDLKEKTINITNSKTVNGLRTIPIHDKLLPLISNRMYKGNEYLFTILDNKHYKYDSFDNHFRILCKDLKLKYHTLHDTRHTFATLLVNAEVNKEVIIKMIGHKRYKTTLDIYVHKNYDDMKRAINQI
- a CDS encoding helix-turn-helix domain-containing protein, which encodes MKKDKTNKAIDENIKKCKDLVKKYRKEKRWTQEELADKLEVALPTIKRYEGGTLAIPKNKITKLFEVLDMKLDDLRCIFANEEDFIEELEKIEKVRDNKQKFEALRGFLKCLGYEIGNLGNLVPSKALISYFRVSNKSNDKLYFLSDDDIKNLMEDLKNEIDKLIKKNANGKVTEIELNYIKEQLKMK